In the Pelmatolapia mariae isolate MD_Pm_ZW linkage group LG10_11, Pm_UMD_F_2, whole genome shotgun sequence genome, CTGTAACAACATATGTAATGTAACGACGGGCTTAATCTCTGCACCAGCTTTCACTTCAGTTGACTGGTCCATACATCAGTTATTCCTCTCAATTGCTTCTTTACAACCAATTTAAATAGCTACATGAAAAAGACTTATGTCTGTACGAGTCCTCTATTTTCTAGTCTCATTCTGAGCTTGTAATCACCCAGACTATAGGCTCTATATGAAGTAGCACAAATCCCATTATACTGAAACCTGCTGCAGTTCACTTAGAGGGTGTTTGCAAGATATTTCTCAGTGAAGAAGAGTTCAGGAAACAAAGTTACTGAAGTAATGATTTTTAGGGGGGGAAAGCATTTTTTGTctaaaaagtgttttaattatCAGAAATTAAGTGTTGATTATAtgtctgaatttaaatgaaaccatactaacttttttttatttgaaaaatggACGCAGATTAAATACTTAAGGATTAACTACATAATGTACTCTTGATGGCACTCTACCAAAGCTACAACAGATGTTAGGAGTTCAGTAAAATCAAAACCAGAACCAGTTTATGAATCTGAATAAGAAGCAGCTTCTTCTGGTTGTTGAAATTGACTTACATCACATGGTAGCTCCCCCAAATTCTCTACTATGGCTCTTTTGAAGCATGGAATAAAACTGGCAAATCCCATAAAGTGACTGTGATGTCCTAAACACTTATGGAAAGCCATTTTATTGCACTCAAAATCCTGTCAAAACCTATAAATGGAGCTTGCTGTTACCTCTCTTCAGGTCAAGTTCTGCCTCTTGTCATATTTCAGATGTCTGTGTTCCCAGATGGTGGAATTTGAGTTACATTTTAATGTCATGAAACATTTTGGCAGGCAGGACTCGGGAATGAGGGATAAAATAAAAGGCAGCTTTATTACTGAGCTTATGAAAACtgtgcacaaaatgcaaaaaactcaaaattaGCAAGATACACACAGGATAACGAGAGGCGAGGGAACAAGCGAGAGCCCAGCTGGGACTAATTACAGATGACAAGACAGGAAGTAGAATTAGGCACaagataaaagaagaagaacagacaccagaataaaagaagaagaaacagaataCCAGCTTGACACAAATACAGACGCAGGACGCAGAGAGACCAAACCGACACAAGGACACGGCTCTGGAAACAGAAAGGGATAACAAAAGATAAGACACATGGActcaaccagagaagaagaacgTAGAATACAAACAGACTGCTGGAGGATATGATGATGacaaaggaaaaataggaatcttacaaacattacaaaagagccaaagtaagaaacaaatgagacacaaaacaaaaccaaatccTAActcaaaaaataacatttaaggTAAATATATCAGAGAAACATCCAAAAACGAATTTAATTTATTATAGTGGACTTCGTCCCCCTGGTGGACTCCAACAGAACTGCAGGGTAGGTCATTAGACCTtttccaataaataaataaaaagtttaaatatcCATTCTGTAACAGAAGTTTGAAGTTGACATACAGTACGGATGAATCACtatgttttaaagaaaaatgataGCTAATATAACAAAGCAATGGGCTTCAACGTATTATTCTTGATTGTTTTAAATCTGCATTCATTAAAGTTTAGGTGTTTGAAATAGAAATTTAGTCCACATTTGCATTTATTAACACCTTTGAAGTTCTGGTGttttgcctgtttgtctgttgtAAGACTACGGTCATCATATGTATGTGAAATATGTTATATGATGTATTGGTACTATCCGTACTTGTCATGACCCGGTGCCTTTTCGGCTGACTCTGTATGGCTACAAGTGTTTTTGTTGTGGTTgcgtctctctctcccctccagcGCACTGCGCTCTACCGGGGCGGAGTCATGACGACTCCAGCCCCTGGCTCGGACACCTGCAAGCAATCATCTCGTCACCACGCTCACTTCTTAAGGCGGCTGCTGAGAGTGCTTCTTCGCTGGATTATTGTGTAACACTCGTCAGTGTCATTGCAAGTCTGAGCTGTTTCCCAAGTTTCTTTCGTGCTGCAACTTACCTGTTCTTCCTCCCTGTGCCAGATTTCTCGCCAGCCTGAGGACCGCCGTTTGGTGAGCTAAAAGCCGGAGTCCGAGCTAACCTGAGCTTCAGCGAAGGATTGTGTACATAGCCCGTTCCCTTCCCGTGCCTGTATTCCCCGGAGACCCTCTTCCTGTGCCCCCTCACTTGTATATATCCGCACTTGGTGTCTGTGTGTAAATAAATTGTGAACTTTAGTGACGGTCTGCCTCCGAGTCTCTCCTGAGCCTGACAGTACTAGTAAACTATGGGACATAGTGGGGACATAACAAATACTCAGgcaaacacatgcacagatgCTTATGCAGAGAAACTGAAATCATCATAAATGAATCATTAAAATGCTTCTGTAGGGGTTCAgcactgtgtttttcatgtgACTGCAGGATGATTCAGCTCTTATGTGTCATGCAGGGAGTTCCAGTGGTTGTTCTTCTCCATGAGCTGTCACAGTATGAAGGGGACTGGAGTATCCTCCCCGCACTTCCTCGGTGAGTGTTGAGCACTCAAATGAAGATGAGTAACTTATTAAAATTAAGTTGCATGCTAGTTTATTTAACCTTAATGGTTTGGTGTTGTTAAGCTGTCGATCTTCTCAGGCTCTTTGCCAAATATGGACATTCAGCTTCCTGGTTGTTCTTCATAGAGGAGGAAACCAAAGTCACGCTGTCTGCTCTGCTGGAGGTCCTCAACAGATATCCAGCTGAagaggtgacacacacacacacacacatacacaagcacCTCAATAACAGTAGTGACTGTGTACTCGATTGCTATGAATAAAATGATGATCATGGTGATCTTTTTGCAATACAGGAGTGGTTTTTGGGCAAGCGTCTCCATGACAACGAGGCCTCCATCATCCACCACTATGCCTTCTCTGAGGACCCCAGTTCCTTCAGTTACCCTGACACCACAGCAGGCTGGGCTCTCAGTGCGCCGCTGCTCAAGAGGTGAGCGTGAAGATTAAAGTGAGTCACTGTGttgctctcctctctgcttttacaCATTTAGCAGACCTTTATAAGCTTTCTAATAAGACATCTGTTAATTGTAAAGACTAAGCTAAATTCAGCCAATAAAAATAAGGACCTACAAGAGTGAGGGAGACAGTTtacagtaacaaaaacaaaaaaataaaagatgagaaagaaaaggtgccgctaaaaataaatcttttaaaaaagaaatgttccCAGAATAACTTTTAATGCAGCACTTATTTTTGCCCCACTGACAAAATCGTTATCAGCTGCAATCTTAACCATTACCTGTTGCTTCACTCACAGTGTAAAATACatcttatatattttatattaggATTTGTTGCAGGCCCTTACTTTGTTCACCGTCTCTTTCTACCTTTAAAATCACCTACCCTTCAAGCTtgacttctgattggctgctttcCTGCAAAATAATAACTGAGTAACTTTCAGTCattgttgttaatttcattatacAATATGGGAAACTGCTCGTTTCATCTGTGCTTCCTTACCTTCTTTCTTCaaccttcatgtgtttcagacTCACAGAGCGGATACGGTCTGAGAATCTTAAGTCAGATTTTACAATCGACCTGAAGCATGAGGTACTTTGTCACGTTCTTGGAGCTTTTAAATCAATTATAACgaaacaaaaactggttcagTTCAACTTTGTGCTTTTACAACTTCTGTGAAAATTGAAATCAGTGTCTTTCAGTCTACAAGCTCAGCTAAAGTACACTATAACAGCATTTCCTCCCCGTAGCTTTCGATCTGCAGCTTTGGTAGATCGTTCATTATTTTTCAACGCATCACTGGCGCAGTTAGCatttacagtcctgtgaaaaacttaAGTACACCcctactgcttccataggaattaagagggtaagtagcaacCAGGTGCAGCTGAAATGCACTTTATTTTATAATCATCAGCAAGTTTGAGCACCTCTAAAAAAGCAAACGTTTTGGTAGTTTGCTGCTCTTAGCTTAATATCTGAGACCAGACTGGAATTTATCTTTACTGTTTccttatttaacattttctttcacgcctttttacttttttgtcaaGTTCACTAATTTGAATATAGTGACAAAACACTTTAACCTTTGAATTTGTCTTCATGCATGTTCTGTTTTTCTAGATTGCTTTGTTTATTTGGGAGGAAGGACATGGCCCAAAGCTGACAGCAGTTCCAGAGTTTTGCACAGAGCCGAGAGACGGCTGTGCTACCACGTTTACAACCTACCTGCCCGACTGCGTATGTAACAGCTTCACTCTGTCTAGTTATTCTAGATATAACTTGCATTTCAGTTCTTCTCATTTTGTGTGAACTTTGGTGTAAAACCAAATCTATTATGAGAGCTacctgtagatttttttttctaagtcaACAATAGTTATTTTTGACTCACATATGCGGCAAGACTGTGTTTTATTATCGCTAACATCTTGGAAATAATACGTAACGTTCATTGTTTACTCACCAAACTCAATGAAATCGTGAGATATTCTTATTTAGTTTAAATTGTCGAATATGAGCACAGGAAAAACTGGCTAAACGTGTTAGACCTTTTTCCAGTGTGCAGTAATCCATCACTTTAAGTCACAACAAATTACAGCTGAGCTGTCCATATTAGTTAGACTGAAGTCAGCCCTTTATGCCACTGCCAAAGTCTGCTGTACGGGAATGCAAACAGAAAAGTTCTGTGAGCAAGTGAGCTGATTTAATCTGAAGGTTCAATGGAAATCAAGTGCACAGCTATCTGcaatgaatgctttaaaaacaatttgAACAGATCGAGTATAAATATCTGCTACATGATTTTTATACATCTGAAACATAAGACGAGTCGAGCATATGCAATATTATGTAGACATTACATGTATTGCTGATATGAAACACATATTCTGAAACACGTTTGTTTACCCATTGATGGCtacagtgctttttttccccattgaaGGCAGAcgctttttctctttctctcttatttTAGGGGGATCCAGTGTCGAAGAATGATGTATTTGTTGCTGTGAAAACTTGCCAAAAGTTCCACTCAGATCGAGGTGTGTGTACAATTTCAGACAAATTAACAATACTTTGTTCTGCAGAGCTGTAAGTAGGTATCAAGATCCATCATTTCAGTAAGCACATCGATACTAATTCAAAATTTGTTAAtctaaattaattatttaacatTCAATACATTTGGTTATCTAAAATATATCTTCTAGCTACAGCTCTAGCCATCTCAAATAATAGAAAGTGCCTTAAAGTATAAGTATACTTAAATATACCTCTGGCGTAAATGTGCCTGTCAACGAATTGTCATGTAAAAAAAGCACATTGTGTTTCAATTTTAAGGATTTACATATCAGTGAAACTAAAGAAAACATCTGGTCTTTTATAGGTTCTGCATGTCGCTCTCTGTGTCTTTatgtatttatcatttatttatttaatgcttcCATCAAATTAAAAGGGTAAAGTGCTGATAATCAAATGCGCTTGATTAACTGAAGTATGAGAgactctataaaagcagaactGAGGCAGGCTTCAGTTAACATGTTCAGTCTTTTTATAATTGTACTACTGTTAACTTTAACAAGTACGGCTTGTGCAGAATTGCCAGGAGGAGGCTGTtttttctctaaaaagaacatggtgCTATgacttaggtttgcaaagtggcatctgaacaaaccacaagacttatAGAACAGTAGGCCTCATTCATTAATCTGCATGGGATCGTTCTTATTCTTACCTTGTTCACAAGAAATGTGTTTGCATAAAGATTCACTAACAGATTCATTACATGTGCGCAGTGGCCAATTTTGTTCTTACCACACTGCACGTGTTGCAGGATGGAACTGCAGGCTTCTGTTTGTTGCCCACAATCTGCATACCGTATGCTTAACACCATGTAATAGAGATTGagtcccaaaaggttgattc is a window encoding:
- the b3glctb gene encoding beta-1,3-glucosyltransferase isoform X11, which encodes MSHRDVFYGCRLVAVLLICLDAFAGDKHTGPDHAAEHRKHSVELEDVVIVIQSQRNSYHARRSGQRKVEILQQAARLGQISRQPEDRRLGVPVVVLLHELSQYEGDWSILPALPRLFAKYGHSASWLFFIEEETKVTLSALLEVLNRYPAEEEWFLGKRLHDNEASIIHHYAFSEDPSSFSYPDTTAGWALSAPLLKRLTERIRSENLKSDFTIDLKHEIALFIWEEGHGPKLTAVPEFCTEPRDGCATTFTTYLPDCGDPVSKNDVFVAVKTCQKFHSDRVPVVKATWEKDAGFLEYYSDVTDASIPTVSLGVPNTERGHCGKTFAILRRFLSKAVPKANWLLIVDDDTLISLPRLRQLLRCYDPKEAMSLGERYGYGLIQKGYSYTTGGGGPDQMTTPRK
- the b3glctb gene encoding beta-1,3-glucosyltransferase isoform X7, whose protein sequence is MHRCLCRETEIIINESLKCFCRGSALCFSCDCRMIQLLCVMQGVPVVVLLHELSQYEGDWSILPALPRLFAKYGHSASWLFFIEEETKVTLSALLEVLNRYPAEEEWFLGKRLHDNEASIIHHYAFSEDPSSFSYPDTTAGWALSAPLLKRLTERIRSENLKSDFTIDLKHEIALFIWEEGHGPKLTAVPEFCTEPRDGCATTFTTYLPDCGDPVSKNDVFVAVKTCQKFHSDRVPVVKATWEKDAGFLEYYSDVTDASIPTVSLGVPNTERGHCGKTFAILRRFLSKAVPKANWLLIVDDDTLISLPRLRQLLRCYDPKEAMSLGERYGYGLIQKGYSYTTGGGGMVLSRTAVSRLLSSSCGCYSDDAPDDMVLGRCFTTLGVPITHSPLFHQVESNAHARVLVTARPDDYSEEMISTQRAISFHKHWNVDPVTVYRYWLQDTRPRDEL